Proteins from one Armatimonadota bacterium genomic window:
- a CDS encoding ATPase, T2SS/T4P/T4SS family → MEEIYSEHELCRDGDVLQLLPRQVCERLGVFPVAEENDMLVVAMADPADLPVIDELTRVTGMKIHPAKAGLDVIKRGILRYYGDEMEEMESALAGPTQTAAASGFAGLTDAAPAVGAVDALLEAAARERASDIHIEPHARKLLVRLRVDSVMYDHMTLPIEYHASISSRLKILARLDIAEKRLPQDGRFEGRFNGHPFDVRVSTVPSVFGETVALRMLPKYSSMRRLRDLGLDADHLELMEDIVRRPYGMMLAAGPTGSGKTTTLYAALMKIDRISKNCITIEEPVEYQLPRVTQIQVHPKIGLTFAAGLRHILRQDPDVVMVGEIRDPETMQMAIQSALTGHLLFSTLHCNDAAGAPVRLMDMGAEPFLVASSMSAVIAQRLVRRICEKCKESHHPAPALLGRLGITDPNPVFYRGRGCDNCRGTGYRGMIAVFEMLTIEDTLRAAIVRKAPASDIRRLAREAGCRSLRDDGIRKAREGVTSIEEVLRAVYIES, encoded by the coding sequence ATGGAGGAGATCTACTCGGAGCATGAGTTGTGCCGGGACGGCGATGTCCTGCAACTGCTGCCGCGGCAGGTGTGCGAGCGCCTGGGCGTGTTCCCGGTGGCGGAAGAGAACGACATGCTGGTGGTCGCCATGGCCGATCCCGCCGACTTGCCGGTGATAGACGAACTGACGCGCGTGACCGGGATGAAGATCCACCCGGCCAAGGCGGGGCTGGATGTCATCAAGCGCGGGATTCTGCGCTACTACGGCGACGAGATGGAGGAGATGGAGTCGGCGCTGGCAGGGCCGACCCAGACCGCGGCGGCCAGCGGCTTTGCGGGGCTGACGGACGCGGCGCCCGCCGTGGGGGCGGTGGACGCGCTGCTGGAAGCCGCCGCGCGCGAGCGCGCGAGCGATATCCACATCGAGCCTCACGCCCGCAAGCTCTTGGTGCGCCTGCGGGTGGACAGCGTCATGTATGACCACATGACGCTGCCGATCGAGTACCACGCTTCGATCTCGTCGCGGCTCAAGATCCTGGCGCGGCTTGACATCGCGGAAAAGCGCCTGCCCCAGGACGGTCGCTTCGAGGGCCGCTTCAACGGCCATCCCTTCGACGTGCGCGTTTCGACCGTGCCCTCGGTCTTCGGCGAGACGGTGGCGCTGCGCATGCTGCCGAAGTACTCGTCCATGCGTCGCCTGCGCGACCTGGGGCTGGACGCCGACCACCTGGAGCTGATGGAGGACATCGTGCGCCGCCCTTACGGGATGATGTTGGCGGCGGGTCCCACCGGCAGCGGCAAGACCACCACCCTCTACGCCGCGCTGATGAAAATAGACCGCATCAGCAAGAACTGCATCACCATCGAGGAGCCGGTGGAGTACCAACTCCCGCGCGTGACCCAGATCCAGGTGCACCCCAAGATCGGCCTCACCTTCGCCGCCGGCCTGCGCCACATCCTGCGCCAGGACCCCGACGTGGTGATGGTGGGCGAGATCCGCGACCCGGAAACCATGCAGATGGCGATCCAGTCGGCGCTCACCGGCCATTTGCTGTTCAGCACCCTGCACTGCAATGACGCGGCGGGGGCGCCGGTGCGCCTGATGGACATGGGGGCGGAGCCGTTCCTGGTGGCCTCCTCCATGTCCGCGGTCATCGCCCAGCGCCTGGTGCGCCGCATCTGCGAGAAGTGCAAGGAGTCCCACCACCCGGCCCCCGCGCTCTTGGGGCGCCTGGGCATTACCGACCCCAATCCCGTCTTCTATCGTGGGCGCGGCTGCGACAACTGCCGCGGCACGGGCTATCGCGGCATGATCGCGGTTTTCGAGATGCTGACCATCGAGGACACCTTGCGGGCCGCCATCGTGCGCAAGGCTCCCGCCTCCGATATTCGACGCCTGGCGCGCGAGGCCGGCTGCCGCAGCCTGCGTGACGACGGCATCCGCAAGGCGCGCGAGGGCGTCACCAGCATCGAGGAGGTGCTGCGCGCCGTGTATATCGAGTCGTAG
- a CDS encoding methyltransferase translates to MTDHYFAREPACARRPLEIGAEIRGHRFSFHSDAGVFSAARLDPGTRLLAEVMEIAPADRVLDLGCGYGALGIVAAVLAPAGRAVLFDRNARAVELARANIARNGLTNAHAVLADGADAVGDAAFEVVVTNPPVHAGNQAVFAFIAGAHRTLRPGGWLYLVGRLRRGAATFARRMEEIFGGVEEVEKQSGYRVYRARRADAR, encoded by the coding sequence ATGACCGACCACTACTTCGCTCGCGAGCCGGCCTGCGCTCGGCGCCCGTTGGAGATCGGCGCCGAGATCCGCGGCCACCGGTTTTCCTTCCACAGCGACGCGGGCGTCTTCTCCGCCGCCCGCCTTGACCCCGGCACGCGCCTGCTCGCCGAGGTGATGGAGATTGCGCCCGCCGACCGCGTGCTCGATCTCGGCTGCGGCTACGGGGCGCTCGGCATCGTCGCGGCGGTGCTGGCGCCGGCGGGCCGGGCGGTGCTGTTCGACCGCAACGCCCGCGCGGTCGAACTGGCGCGGGCCAACATCGCCCGCAACGGCCTGACCAACGCTCACGCCGTGCTCGCCGACGGCGCCGACGCGGTGGGCGACGCCGCCTTCGAGGTGGTGGTGACTAACCCGCCGGTGCACGCGGGCAACCAGGCGGTGTTCGCCTTCATCGCGGGCGCGCACCGCACCCTGCGCCCGGGCGGGTGGTTGTACCTGGTGGGGCGCCTGCGCCGCGGAGCCGCCACCTTCGCCCGGCGCATGGAGGAGATCTTCGGCGGCGTCGAGGAAGTCGAGAAGCAGTCTGGCTATCGCGTGTACCGCGCGCGGCGCGCGGACGCAAGGTGA
- the pheS gene encoding phenylalanine--tRNA ligase subunit alpha, with the protein MDARDMIRRLHQEAISRIGDASSSADLEQVRVDYLGRKGALTGILRGLGDLSPGERPVVGRFANEVQERLRAALDQRAVAIAAEERQARLAADALDVTLPGRCRRIGHRHPLTQVLEEMKGIFVGMGFEVVDGPEVESYYYNFEALNYPTEHPAMDEQDSFYVADNLLLRTQTSPMQIRVMESRQPPLRIIAPGKVYRREAMSVRLSHTFHQLEGYAVDRDITFADLKGTLALFVRELFGADTDIQFRADFFPFTEPSADYSVTCGLCAGAGCAVCKHTGWLEIGGCGMIHPNVLRTCGYDPEQVSGWAFGLGVDRIAMRRYGIDDIRLLVDNDMRFLEQF; encoded by the coding sequence ATGGACGCGCGCGACATGATCCGGCGGCTGCACCAGGAGGCGATCTCGCGCATCGGCGACGCTTCCTCCAGCGCCGACCTGGAGCAGGTGCGGGTGGATTACCTGGGGCGCAAGGGCGCCCTCACCGGCATCTTGCGCGGCCTGGGGGACCTGTCGCCGGGGGAACGTCCGGTGGTGGGCAGGTTCGCTAACGAAGTGCAGGAGCGCCTGCGCGCCGCCCTTGACCAGCGCGCGGTCGCGATCGCGGCGGAGGAGCGCCAAGCGCGGCTGGCCGCCGACGCCCTCGATGTGACCCTGCCGGGGCGGTGCCGGCGCATCGGCCATCGCCATCCGCTGACTCAGGTCTTGGAGGAGATGAAGGGCATCTTCGTCGGCATGGGGTTCGAGGTCGTGGACGGGCCGGAGGTGGAGTCCTACTACTACAACTTCGAGGCCCTCAACTACCCCACCGAGCACCCGGCGATGGACGAACAGGACAGCTTCTACGTCGCCGATAACCTCCTGCTGCGCACCCAGACCTCGCCCATGCAGATCCGGGTGATGGAGAGCCGCCAGCCGCCGCTGCGCATCATCGCCCCGGGCAAGGTCTATCGGCGCGAGGCGATGTCGGTGCGCCTGTCCCACACCTTCCACCAGTTGGAGGGTTACGCGGTAGACCGCGACATCACCTTCGCGGATCTCAAGGGTACGCTCGCCCTGTTCGTGCGCGAGCTCTTCGGGGCCGACACCGACATCCAGTTCCGCGCCGACTTCTTCCCCTTCACCGAGCCCAGCGCCGACTACTCGGTAACCTGCGGGTTGTGCGCGGGCGCCGGCTGCGCGGTATGCAAGCACACGGGGTGGCTGGAGATCGGCGGCTGCGGGATGATCCACCCCAATGTCCTGCGCACCTGCGGCTACGACCCCGAGCAGGTCAGCGGCTGGGCGTTCGGCTTGGGCGTGGACCGCATCGCCATGCGCCGCTATGGGATTGACGACATCCGCCTGCTGGTGGACAACGACATGCGCTTTCTGGAGCAGTTCTGA
- a CDS encoding GIY-YIG nuclease family protein, with the protein MTRQYCVYIMASRSRVLYTGVTGNLLRRVYEHKRGLVPGFTKAYNVTRLVHYEATGDVSSAIAREKQIKGWSRARKIALIASSNPSWADLSEGWYEEEASPQAACVGARGVTDDDAR; encoded by the coding sequence ATGACCAGGCAGTACTGTGTCTACATCATGGCGAGCCGTTCGCGCGTGCTCTACACGGGAGTCACGGGCAATCTGCTGCGTCGGGTCTACGAGCACAAGCGTGGGCTCGTGCCCGGCTTTACGAAGGCATACAACGTCACGCGGCTGGTGCACTACGAGGCGACCGGGGATGTCAGCTCCGCGATCGCGCGTGAGAAGCAGATCAAGGGCTGGTCGCGGGCGAGGAAGATAGCGCTGATAGCATCGAGCAATCCCTCGTGGGCCGACCTGAGCGAGGGATGGTATGAGGAGGAGGCCTCGCCGCAGGCCGCGTGTGTCGGCGCACGCGGGGTCACCGACGACGACGCCCGGTAG